A stretch of Triticum aestivum cultivar Chinese Spring chromosome 1D, IWGSC CS RefSeq v2.1, whole genome shotgun sequence DNA encodes these proteins:
- the LOC123167040 gene encoding uncharacterized protein (The sequence of the model RefSeq protein was modified relative to this genomic sequence to represent the inferred CDS: added 3 bases not found in genome assembly), with protein sequence MPTTSYYVVARWLLPPDLGPAITYLPPRVGSFLRRRRPCAHAFASGLVPPKPASTSSLTWPDPILFPRSGNRRGDADVHGGRRPKKLEMDPAAPSRPVADPGQPWSLASRIQRIWFFRAPPLGP encoded by the coding sequence CCGACGACCTCCTACTACGTCGTCGCGCGGTGGCTCCTGCCGCCGGATCTGGGACCCGCCATCACCTACCTCCCACCCCGCGTCGGCTCCTTCCTGCGACGCCGCCGGCCATGTGCCCACGCCTTCGCCAGCGGCCTGGTCCCGCCCAAGCCCGCCTCTACTTCCTCCCTGACTTGGCCAGACCCCATCCTCTTCCCCAGATCTGGCAATAGACGGGGCGACGCCGATGTTCACGGTGGCCGCCGGCCCAAGAAGCTCGAGATGGATCCAGCGGCGCCCAGTCGCCCAGTTGCCGACCCCGGTCAACCATGGAGCCTTGCGAGTCGGATCCAGCGGATTTGGTTCTTCCGCGCGCCGCCACTTGGTCCCTGA